The window TCCGGAACGGAGATGCTTCTCCAGATTGTCCAGCGCCAGCCACGGATCGGGCATGTCCATGGTGAGGGCATCTGCCTTCCAATCCACATCGACGGACATGTCCCTTGCGTCGCCTATCTGATAGCTCCAGTACTTATCCAGACCGACCCTGGATACGTTCTTCTTGGCGCGGAGCGCGTTCTCCTCCTTGAATTCCAAAGTGAGAACCTGCCCGGTGGGAGCTACGGCATGCAGAAGTGCTGTGGTCAGTCCGCCGGATCCAGCTCCGACCTCGATCACCCTGTCGCCGGCCTTTATGTCGCAATGCATCAGGATCGTGGCGGCATCTTTAGCGGAAATGATCTGAGCGCCCCTGTCCAGGGATTCCATGAGTTCGAGCACACCGGGTCTGAATACCCTGTAGTCGCGGCCGACGATGGTGACCTTATCGCCCTCCTCAAGGTCCTTGAACCTGCTGCCGTCGATGGCCCCCAGGGACTGGACCTTCATCATGCCGTAGACCACTTTGAGCCATACCCTCTTGCCCGAGGTGTCCTCGAGGTAGATGTACTCGTCCTCCTGGAATGCCATGGGATCACATCGTGTGGGCTGCGTATGCGGGCTCTTCGGTGTCCTTTCCGCAGATTATGCACTTGCCCTTGAACTCCTCTTTGTGATAGGGCCTTCCAAGGATCTTGAAACCGGTGGTGTCCTCGAACTTGTGACCGCACTCGTCACATCCGCACCATCCGAACCTGAGGATCTTGTCCTCGGGGATGTTCTCAATGGAATCGATGTCCTGTGTGCGCTGCTTCTGGATCTCGTTGGCCCTGTTGAACATGTTGTCAGAGATGTCGTCCAGGATGAGCTGTACTCCGGGAACGAGGTTCTCTATCGAAATGGTTCCCTTCTCCGCGGTGTCCCTCCTGAAGAACGATACGACCTTGTTCTCGATGTCGCGTCCTCCGAGCTCGAGCCTGAGAGGTACACCTTTCATCTCCCACTCGTAGTACTTCGCTCCGGGACGGTCGTCGCGGTCGTCGAACTTGACCCTGAATCCTGCCTTGGAGAGGACGGTCTCCATCTCCTTGGCCGCGGCCAGAACGGTCTCCTGATTATCCTTCTTGAAGATGGGGATCAGGACGATCTGGTAGGGTGCGATTCCGGGGGGCATGATGAGTCCCTGGTCGTCTCCGTGGACCCCGATCAAGGCCCCGACCAGCCTCTCGGACATTCCGTAGGTGGTCTGATGGACGAACTTGTGCTCCCCGTCCTTGTCCTCGTAGGTGATCTCGTAGGGCTCGGAGAAGTTCGTCTTGTAGTGGTGGATGGAACCCATCTGGAGGGTCCTTCCGTTGGGCATCGACGTATCGATACCGACTGTGTAATACGCGCCGGGGAACTTGTCCCACTCGGTACGTATGAGTAGCGTGTAAGGCAAACAGATCTTCTTGGCGATCCTGGAGAGGATCTCGATGTCCTCCTCGATCTGCTTCTGCGCATCGTCGTAGTCGACGTGGCAGGTGTGCGACTCGAAGAAGTGGATCTCACGGACCCTTATGAAGGGCCTGGTCTGCTTTGTCTCGTAACGGAACGTGTTGACGATCTGGTAGGTCTTGAGGGGAAGGTCCTGGTGGGATCTGATCCACAGTGCGAACATAGGGTACATCGCTGTTTCCGATGTGGGCCTGACGACGAGCCTCTCGTCGAGCTCATCCAGTCCTGCGTGTGTGACCCAATAGACCTCGCTGTCGAATCCCTTGATGTGCTCCTTCTCCTTGGCGAACTGACTCTCGGGGATGAGC of the Thermoplasmata archaeon genome contains:
- a CDS encoding methyltransferase domain-containing protein, whose amino-acid sequence is MAFQEDEYIYLEDTSGKRVWLKVVYGMMKVQSLGAIDGSRFKDLEEGDKVTIVGRDYRVFRPGVLELMESLDRGAQIISAKDAATILMHCDIKAGDRVIEVGAGSGGLTTALLHAVAPTGQVLTLEFKEENALRAKKNVSRVGLDKYWSYQIGDARDMSVDVDWKADALTMDMPDPWLALDNLEKHLRSGGRLCAYVPNMNQAESIVNALREHGYSNVYALENMQRGLEVHPGGVRPSFEMLGHTGYLIFARKTSGNP
- a CDS encoding proline--tRNA ligase encodes the protein MTNKEENFAEWYLDIVEKAGLSDKRYPIKGMNVWTPYGWRIMRQIDTYIREEFDATNHDEVCFPLLIPESQFAKEKEHIKGFDSEVYWVTHAGLDELDERLVVRPTSETAMYPMFALWIRSHQDLPLKTYQIVNTFRYETKQTRPFIRVREIHFFESHTCHVDYDDAQKQIEEDIEILSRIAKKICLPYTLLIRTEWDKFPGAYYTVGIDTSMPNGRTLQMGSIHHYKTNFSEPYEITYEDKDGEHKFVHQTTYGMSERLVGALIGVHGDDQGLIMPPGIAPYQIVLIPIFKKDNQETVLAAAKEMETVLSKAGFRVKFDDRDDRPGAKYYEWEMKGVPLRLELGGRDIENKVVSFFRRDTAEKGTISIENLVPGVQLILDDISDNMFNRANEIQKQRTQDIDSIENIPEDKILRFGWCGCDECGHKFEDTTGFKILGRPYHKEEFKGKCIICGKDTEEPAYAAHTM